A region of Chlamydia crocodili DNA encodes the following proteins:
- a CDS encoding hemolysin family protein has product MLDFLLAISILLLLFATALTQKSVKTQDEDNKQHRQHCQSNTPALLASVLLSLYGILGITIYSKYAFSTKSLSLTFWVIYILAAPLAYGFLPYCIKLHRGISSALCFISSLFQAFFLPFQRSINNIDDDPKIHSSEMENQLSEAVSSFDKLIVREIMIPKVDIFAIQEDTPIRNAFPAIVEEGYSRIPLYKKNIDNITGVLLVKDLLAMYPKSIDSSQPVSSVAKPPLYAPEIKKASSLLQEFRQKHRHLAIIVNEYGVTEGIVSMEDIIEEIFGEIADEYDVQEDIPYKKVGNSWIVDGRMNISDAEEYFNLKIHHENSYDTLGGHVFHKVGAVPQKGMKIHHENFDIEIITCSERSVGKLKITPRKKKLSPS; this is encoded by the coding sequence ATGCTTGATTTCCTATTAGCAATTTCTATCCTCCTTCTCCTTTTCGCGACGGCACTCACACAAAAATCTGTCAAAACACAAGATGAAGATAATAAACAGCACCGACAACACTGCCAATCAAATACTCCTGCTCTTTTAGCCTCCGTATTACTTAGTTTGTACGGAATTTTGGGAATCACTATTTACTCTAAGTATGCATTCTCAACTAAAAGCTTATCTCTTACCTTTTGGGTAATTTATATCCTTGCAGCTCCTTTAGCTTACGGTTTCCTTCCTTATTGTATAAAACTCCATAGAGGAATTAGCTCCGCCCTATGTTTCATCTCTTCTCTATTTCAAGCATTTTTTCTCCCCTTCCAACGCTCCATCAATAACATTGACGACGATCCTAAAATTCATAGTTCAGAAATGGAGAATCAACTGTCTGAAGCTGTATCATCTTTTGATAAATTGATCGTTCGAGAAATTATGATTCCTAAAGTAGATATCTTTGCTATTCAAGAAGATACACCCATCCGCAATGCATTCCCAGCTATCGTAGAAGAAGGCTATAGCCGGATTCCTCTGTATAAAAAAAATATCGATAATATTACTGGCGTACTTCTGGTAAAAGATTTGTTGGCCATGTATCCTAAATCTATAGACTCCTCTCAACCCGTCTCTTCAGTAGCTAAGCCTCCATTGTATGCTCCGGAAATTAAAAAAGCTTCTTCACTACTTCAAGAATTCCGTCAGAAACATCGCCACTTAGCAATCATAGTAAATGAATATGGTGTTACTGAAGGAATCGTCAGCATGGAAGATATCATCGAAGAAATCTTCGGTGAAATTGCTGACGAGTATGACGTTCAAGAAGATATTCCTTATAAAAAAGTTGGAAACTCTTGGATCGTAGATGGACGTATGAATATCTCTGATGCTGAGGAATATTTTAATCTAAAAATCCATCATGAAAATAGCTATGACACCTTAGGAGGACATGTTTTTCATAAAGTTGGTGCTGTCCCACAAAAAGGTATGAAAATTCATCACGAAAACTTTGATATCGAAATTATCACTTGCTCAGAACGTAGTGTAGGCAA
- the ybeY gene encoding rRNA maturation RNase YbeY, giving the protein MKEVPIEVCIFNKQSDVPIRIQSAKKLVLCCLQHWKIQTDQIYVYFLEDEALAQLHDEIFSDPSLTDTITLPIDSPGTTSQPHILGEAFISPKAAIRFLKDRAEDSDLLYEEISRYVVHSLLHMLGYDDLTPEERKKMRGKENQALCMLREKDALLSD; this is encoded by the coding sequence TTGAAAGAAGTTCCTATAGAAGTTTGTATTTTCAACAAGCAAAGTGATGTTCCCATTCGGATACAATCAGCGAAAAAACTAGTCCTTTGTTGCCTACAACATTGGAAAATTCAGACAGATCAAATATATGTTTATTTCTTGGAAGATGAAGCTTTAGCACAACTTCACGATGAAATATTCTCCGATCCCTCACTGACGGATACTATTACCCTGCCTATAGATTCCCCTGGAACTACTTCTCAACCTCATATTCTTGGGGAAGCCTTCATTAGCCCGAAAGCCGCTATACGGTTTTTGAAAGATCGTGCTGAAGATTCTGATCTTCTATATGAAGAGATTTCTCGTTATGTTGTTCATTCTCTCCTACACATGCTTGGATATGATGATCTAACTCCTGAAGAAAGAAAAAAAATGAGAGGTAAAGAAAATCAAGCGCTATGTATGTTAAGAGAAAAAGACGCACTTTTATCAGATTAA
- a CDS encoding small basic protein: MSRHRSYGKSIKGETKRNVLKRFERIDVLRKLGRWNDATAKKATGLPKTPVMK, translated from the coding sequence ATGTCACGACATCGTAGTTACGGTAAATCCATTAAAGGGGAAACCAAAAGAAACGTGCTTAAACGTTTTGAACGGATAGACGTTTTGCGTAAACTAGGCCGTTGGAATGATGCTACAGCAAAAAAAGCTACAGGCCTTCCTAAAACTCCTGTAATGAAATAA
- a CDS encoding DUF502 domain-containing protein, with protein sequence MKKHFITGLVILLPLAITLAIVGMIMNFLTQPFVGLVSGFFERISFYSKHKALLKFVLQIILLFGLFFATVLLGFLARLMIFKSLLSIYDKILHRIPIIKTVYKAAQQVMTTIFGSQSGSFKQVVMVPFPNAQTRCIGLVAGDAPNICSDDPEDPMITVFIPTTPNPTSGFLTLFKKSDITFLDMKIEDAFKYIISCGVLTSGSNTSCSPITEALGQNPQ encoded by the coding sequence ATGAAAAAACACTTTATTACAGGCCTGGTTATCCTTCTCCCCCTAGCAATTACTCTTGCTATTGTCGGAATGATAATGAATTTTCTTACTCAGCCGTTTGTTGGCCTGGTTTCAGGATTTTTCGAACGTATCAGCTTTTATTCCAAACACAAAGCTCTACTGAAATTCGTCTTACAGATCATCCTCTTGTTCGGATTATTCTTCGCTACAGTCCTTCTAGGATTTCTTGCACGTTTAATGATCTTCAAATCTCTGCTATCTATTTACGATAAAATTCTTCACAGAATCCCTATTATAAAAACTGTTTATAAGGCTGCTCAACAAGTCATGACAACAATCTTCGGATCCCAATCCGGATCATTCAAACAAGTTGTTATGGTTCCTTTCCCTAATGCACAAACACGTTGTATTGGTCTCGTTGCAGGGGATGCACCAAATATCTGCTCTGATGATCCCGAAGATCCTATGATTACAGTATTTATCCCTACAACACCTAACCCCACTTCAGGTTTTCTCACTCTTTTTAAAAAATCTGATATTACTTTCTTGGATATGAAAATCGAGGATGCTTTCAAATATATTATTTCTTGTGGTGTGCTTACTTCAGGATCAAATACCTCATGTTCCCCAATTACTGAAGCTTTAGGGCAAAATCCTCAGTGA
- a CDS encoding DNA-3-methyladenine glycosylase: MLPESFFLNDDVLYLAKELLGHILITKFSGKTTSGFIIETEAYRGPDDKACHAYNYRKTKRNIPMYSRGGIAYVYRCYGMHSLFNVVTGDKNLPHAVLIRAILPHEGEDIMIERRRWQNKPKHLIANGPGKVCQALNLTLEHNTLSLTSPNLHISKEKISGTITQTPRIGIDYAEEHRDLPWRFLLNIKN; encoded by the coding sequence ATGCTTCCTGAAAGTTTTTTTCTAAACGATGATGTTCTTTATTTAGCAAAAGAGTTACTAGGACATATTCTCATAACCAAATTCTCAGGGAAAACAACTTCAGGGTTTATCATAGAAACAGAAGCATATCGCGGACCGGACGATAAAGCTTGCCATGCCTATAACTATAGGAAAACAAAAAGAAATATTCCTATGTATAGCCGTGGAGGCATTGCTTATGTCTATCGCTGCTATGGCATGCACTCTTTATTCAATGTAGTAACTGGGGATAAAAATCTTCCTCACGCAGTATTGATTCGGGCTATTCTTCCTCACGAGGGAGAAGATATTATGATTGAAAGACGTCGATGGCAAAATAAACCTAAACACCTGATTGCCAATGGACCAGGAAAAGTTTGTCAAGCACTCAATCTTACCCTTGAACATAATACCCTGTCTCTCACCTCACCAAATCTTCATATAAGCAAAGAAAAAATTTCAGGAACAATTACACAAACACCTCGCATAGGTATTGATTATGCCGAAGAGCACCGTGATCTTCCCTGGAGATTTTTATTAAACATAAAAAATTAA
- a CDS encoding ribonuclease R family protein, which produces MRKRRPKGFRRSSKQILISGVLFVHAKKGFGFVTPDHPEEYPFDIFIPARDLKGALDGDHVIVSLFPNSKEGEKRKGVIHQVVSRGKTVLVGTITSVIDATTAFVCVNALGPDIPVKAKLLPKRSYKLGDRLLLSTPAWKEKPESKEPPPLEMLEFIGNISNAKSDFPCIKAEYAIEEDFPEAVIEETSHFSQKHISQALRSRKDLRDLLCFTIDSITAKDFDDAVSLTYDNNDNYILGVHIADVSHYVTPHSALDQEASKRCNSIYFPGKVIPMLPSALSDNLCSLKPNVDRLAVSVFMTFTKEGHLSDYEVFRSVIRSKYRMTYDEVDEIVENKQPHPISKTLLAMAELSEKFADIREKRGCIRLVLPSFTMSLDNLQEPVALIETRQTLSHKLIEEFMLKANEVIAYHISHQGVTLPFRIHESPNDESLLSFQEMAKAMGFDIIMTPAQEPDYQYLLQESTAGHPLESILHSQFVRSMKTASYSTENKGHYGLKLDFYTHFTSPIRRYIDLVVHRLLFHPMSIEETRLEHIVRACSTQERIAAKAEFAFENLKKTRFLDKFLKEQPETIYKGFIITTNPEGIFFTVPEFCQEGCIPAAQLPKEYSLKKKTSPDDLPSKMRPGAIIEIKLAEVNLLNQAITWSLVTKTPKTGSKKQSNPEKKPRTRRKRKTE; this is translated from the coding sequence ATAAGAAAAAGAAGACCTAAAGGCTTTAGAAGAAGCTCTAAGCAAATCTTAATTTCTGGTGTCCTATTTGTCCATGCCAAGAAAGGTTTTGGATTCGTCACACCTGATCACCCTGAGGAATATCCTTTTGATATTTTTATTCCTGCAAGGGACCTAAAAGGTGCTTTAGACGGAGACCATGTAATTGTCTCTCTTTTCCCAAATTCTAAAGAAGGGGAAAAAAGAAAGGGAGTAATTCACCAAGTTGTATCTAGAGGAAAGACGGTTCTCGTAGGAACTATAACCTCGGTAATTGACGCAACAACTGCTTTCGTTTGTGTTAACGCCTTAGGACCAGATATCCCTGTAAAAGCAAAACTTCTCCCCAAACGCTCCTATAAACTTGGGGATCGTTTATTATTAAGTACCCCTGCATGGAAGGAAAAACCTGAATCTAAAGAACCTCCTCCATTGGAAATGCTCGAATTTATCGGAAATATCTCCAATGCCAAATCAGACTTCCCTTGTATAAAAGCAGAATATGCTATTGAAGAAGACTTCCCAGAAGCTGTTATTGAAGAAACTAGCCATTTCTCCCAAAAGCATATCAGTCAAGCTCTACGATCACGAAAAGACCTTCGCGATCTTTTGTGTTTTACTATTGATTCGATAACCGCAAAAGATTTTGATGATGCCGTATCATTAACTTATGATAACAATGACAATTATATTCTTGGTGTTCATATTGCAGATGTCTCTCACTACGTGACACCACATTCTGCTTTAGATCAAGAAGCGAGTAAAAGATGTAACTCTATTTACTTTCCTGGAAAAGTAATCCCGATGTTGCCTTCAGCACTTTCTGACAACCTTTGCAGCTTAAAACCTAATGTAGATCGGCTTGCAGTGTCGGTATTTATGACTTTTACTAAGGAAGGACATTTATCTGATTACGAAGTATTTCGTAGCGTGATTCGAAGCAAATACCGTATGACCTACGATGAAGTAGATGAGATTGTAGAAAACAAACAGCCTCATCCTATATCAAAAACTCTCCTTGCTATGGCAGAATTAAGCGAGAAATTCGCGGATATTCGAGAAAAACGTGGTTGCATCCGACTCGTTCTACCTTCATTTACTATGTCGTTAGATAATCTTCAAGAACCTGTAGCTCTTATAGAAACACGACAAACTCTATCACATAAACTCATCGAAGAGTTTATGCTTAAAGCTAACGAAGTGATTGCCTATCATATTTCCCATCAGGGAGTCACTCTACCATTTAGAATTCATGAATCTCCAAATGATGAGAGCCTACTCTCATTCCAAGAGATGGCAAAAGCTATGGGTTTTGATATTATCATGACACCGGCTCAAGAACCTGATTACCAATATTTACTACAAGAAAGCACTGCAGGGCATCCTTTAGAATCAATTCTACACTCACAGTTTGTACGGAGTATGAAAACAGCCTCATATTCAACAGAAAATAAGGGGCATTACGGATTAAAACTCGATTTCTATACACATTTTACAAGCCCTATTCGTCGCTACATTGATCTTGTTGTTCATAGACTTCTATTTCATCCTATGTCTATAGAAGAAACTCGCTTAGAACACATCGTAAGAGCCTGCTCAACACAAGAACGCATAGCTGCAAAAGCCGAATTTGCTTTCGAAAATCTTAAGAAGACCCGTTTCTTAGATAAGTTCTTAAAAGAACAACCTGAAACAATTTATAAAGGCTTTATTATTACAACAAATCCTGAAGGAATTTTCTTCACGGTTCCAGAGTTTTGCCAAGAAGGTTGTATCCCAGCAGCGCAACTGCCCAAAGAATATTCCTTGAAAAAGAAAACTTCTCCCGATGATCTTCCAAGCAAAATGCGTCCTGGAGCAATAATAGAGATAAAACTTGCGGAAGTGAACCTTCTTAATCAGGCAATTACCTGGTCTTTGGTAACCAAAACACCAAAAACAGGTAGTAAAAAACAATCTAATCCGGAAAAAAAACCTAGAACTAGAAGAAAAAGGAAAACAGAATAA
- the dnaK gene encoding molecular chaperone DnaK — protein sequence MSEQKKSSKIIGIDLGTTNSCVSVMEGGQAKVITSSEGTRTTPSIVAFKGNETLVGIPAKRQAVTNPEKTLASTKRFIGRKHSEVESEIKTVPYKVASGSNGDVVFLVDGKQYTPEEIGAQVLIKMKETAEAYLGEPVTEAVITVPAYFNDSQRASTKDAGRIAGLDVKRIIPEPTAAALAYGIDKAGDKKIAVFDLGGGTFDISILEIGDGVFEVLSTNGDTHLGGDDFDEVIIKWMIEEFQKQEGIDLSKDNMALQRLKDAAEKAKIELSGMSSTEINQPFITMDASGPKHLTLTLTRAHFEKLASSLIERTKAPCQKALADAKLSASDIDDVLLVGGMSRMPAVQEVVKSIFGKEPNKGVNPDEVVAIGAAIQGGVLGGEVKDVLLLDVIPLSLGIETLGGVMTPLVERNTTIPTQKKQIFSTAADNQPAVTIVVLQGERPMAKDNKEIGRFDLTDIPPAPRGHPQIEVAFDIDANGILHVSAKDAASGREQKIRIEASSGLKEDEIQRMINDAEKNKEEDKKRREASDVRNEADSMIFRAEKAISDYKENIPESLVKEIEERIEKVRTVLKEDAPIEKIKEASEELSRHMQKIGEAMQSQSASAAASSAANAQGGPNINTEDLKKHSFSTKPPSGNSASSSSNNDNIEDADVEIVDKPND from the coding sequence ATGAGCGAACAAAAAAAATCTAGTAAAATTATAGGGATAGACTTAGGAACGACCAACTCCTGCGTATCTGTAATGGAAGGCGGACAAGCTAAAGTCATTACCTCTTCAGAAGGAACACGCACAACACCTTCTATCGTAGCATTCAAAGGGAACGAAACTTTAGTAGGAATTCCTGCAAAAAGACAGGCTGTCACAAATCCTGAAAAAACATTAGCCTCTACAAAACGTTTCATCGGAAGAAAACATTCTGAAGTAGAATCTGAAATTAAAACAGTACCATATAAGGTAGCTTCAGGATCTAATGGTGATGTCGTCTTCCTAGTAGATGGAAAACAATACACACCTGAAGAAATTGGCGCTCAAGTTCTTATAAAGATGAAAGAGACTGCTGAAGCATATCTTGGAGAACCCGTTACAGAAGCTGTGATTACTGTTCCAGCCTATTTCAACGATTCTCAAAGAGCTTCTACAAAAGATGCTGGACGTATCGCAGGCTTAGATGTCAAACGTATTATTCCTGAACCAACAGCTGCAGCTCTTGCTTATGGAATTGATAAAGCTGGTGATAAGAAAATCGCTGTCTTTGACCTTGGAGGAGGAACTTTCGATATCTCCATCTTAGAGATTGGCGATGGCGTATTTGAAGTGCTTTCCACAAATGGGGACACCCATTTAGGAGGTGATGACTTCGATGAAGTTATTATTAAATGGATGATCGAAGAATTCCAAAAACAAGAAGGTATTGATCTTAGTAAAGATAATATGGCTCTTCAAAGGCTAAAAGATGCTGCTGAAAAAGCAAAAATCGAACTTTCAGGAATGTCTTCCACAGAGATTAATCAGCCGTTTATCACTATGGACGCTAGTGGACCTAAACACTTAACTCTAACATTAACACGTGCTCATTTTGAAAAGTTAGCTTCTAGTTTAATTGAACGCACAAAAGCTCCATGTCAAAAAGCTTTAGCAGATGCGAAACTCTCTGCTAGTGATATTGATGATGTATTGCTCGTTGGGGGCATGTCAAGAATGCCTGCAGTTCAGGAAGTAGTAAAATCCATCTTCGGTAAAGAACCAAATAAAGGTGTAAACCCTGATGAAGTTGTTGCTATCGGAGCAGCTATTCAAGGGGGTGTTCTTGGTGGTGAAGTAAAAGATGTCCTACTTCTCGACGTGATTCCTCTTTCTTTAGGTATCGAAACTCTGGGAGGCGTGATGACTCCTCTCGTAGAGAGAAACACTACGATCCCTACACAAAAAAAACAAATTTTCTCAACAGCTGCAGATAACCAACCTGCAGTAACTATTGTTGTCTTACAAGGGGAACGCCCTATGGCAAAAGACAATAAAGAAATCGGAAGATTTGACCTTACAGATATTCCTCCAGCACCTCGAGGACACCCTCAAATCGAAGTTGCTTTCGATATCGATGCTAATGGAATTCTTCATGTATCTGCAAAAGATGCTGCTAGCGGTCGTGAGCAAAAAATCCGTATCGAAGCAAGTTCTGGATTAAAAGAAGATGAAATCCAAAGAATGATCAATGACGCTGAGAAAAATAAAGAAGAAGATAAAAAACGCCGCGAAGCTTCCGACGTAAGAAACGAAGCTGACAGTATGATCTTCAGAGCTGAAAAAGCCATCAGTGATTATAAAGAAAATATCCCTGAATCTTTAGTCAAAGAAATTGAAGAGCGTATAGAAAAAGTACGTACAGTTCTTAAAGAAGATGCTCCTATTGAGAAAATCAAAGAAGCTTCTGAAGAACTCAGTCGTCATATGCAAAAGATTGGAGAAGCTATGCAATCACAATCTGCATCTGCTGCTGCGTCTTCAGCTGCTAACGCTCAAGGCGGTCCTAATATCAATACAGAAGATTTGAAAAAACATAGCTTCAGTACAAAACCACCTTCAGGAAATTCTGCTTCCTCAAGTTCAAATAATGATAACATTGAAGATGCGGATGTTGAAATCGTAGATAAACCTAACGATTAA
- a CDS encoding nucleotide exchange factor GrpE, with protein sequence MTDSSNEHEAENSSVPTPDNEIQDLQQEIATLKAELKEKNDKYLMVLAESENARKRMQKERQEMMQYAVENALIDFLVPIESMEKALGFASQMSDEVKNWALGFNMILQQFKQVFEEKGIIEYSSVGQKFNPFLHEAMETEETTKVPEGTIVEEFSKGYKIGDRPIRVAKVKVAKAPAPQGKEEVEK encoded by the coding sequence ATGACAGATTCCTCTAACGAACATGAAGCAGAAAATTCTTCAGTTCCTACTCCCGATAATGAGATTCAGGATCTCCAACAAGAAATAGCCACGTTAAAAGCGGAGCTAAAAGAAAAAAATGATAAATACTTAATGGTCCTTGCGGAATCAGAAAATGCCCGCAAGCGCATGCAAAAAGAACGCCAAGAAATGATGCAATATGCAGTGGAAAATGCTCTCATAGACTTTTTAGTCCCTATAGAAAGCATGGAAAAAGCTTTAGGATTCGCATCACAAATGTCAGATGAAGTGAAAAATTGGGCTTTAGGATTCAATATGATCCTACAACAGTTTAAACAAGTTTTTGAAGAGAAGGGTATCATTGAATACTCCTCAGTAGGACAAAAATTTAATCCATTTTTACATGAAGCAATGGAAACAGAAGAAACTACAAAAGTCCCCGAAGGTACTATCGTGGAAGAATTTTCTAAAGGCTATAAAATCGGAGATCGCCCCATACGTGTTGCGAAAGTCAAAGTAGCGAAGGCACCCGCACCTCAAGGAAAAGAAGAAGTAGAAAAATAA
- the hrcA gene encoding heat-inducible transcriptional repressor HrcA yields the protein MSRSWISKRESKVLYILLTTTELYLKTGQPVGSKTLKEYESSNLSTATIRNYFSELEAEGFLKKNHISGGRIPTDLAFRYYVDHCADFSQEELPESTINLLNQLPEESQNIVKDLQKASELLGEALQLPTCFSSPRFENDSVTNIQLSLVDEQRAVVILSTEFGQVFTDTLWLSETSNPASLKRIETFLQSYVRKQSPTEILSQKEEDLGMTLYNEVVVRYLTRYCNFSEEDLYQTGLSKLLRYESFKDPDMLALGLSFFENRRHMCKLLDIGMHRDRPTAFIGNELSDIFGTPNPQCAVITTPYYMNRTPLGAFGVLGPINLPYKEIYRTLTLFAEKIKASLTQSFYKFKLSFRRPCPSDPKLSKEPTLLARYSSIKLLPPKETS from the coding sequence ATGTCCAGGTCGTGGATCTCAAAACGAGAGTCTAAGGTTCTTTACATACTCTTAACAACAACAGAACTGTATTTAAAAACAGGTCAGCCTGTTGGGTCAAAAACTCTGAAGGAATATGAATCTTCCAATCTAAGTACGGCAACTATTCGTAATTATTTTTCGGAGTTAGAGGCAGAAGGATTTCTAAAAAAGAATCACATCTCCGGGGGTAGGATCCCCACGGATCTAGCTTTTCGTTATTATGTGGACCACTGCGCAGACTTTTCTCAGGAAGAATTACCCGAATCTACAATAAATCTGTTAAATCAATTGCCCGAAGAAAGCCAAAATATCGTCAAAGATTTACAAAAGGCATCAGAACTCTTAGGAGAAGCGCTACAACTGCCTACATGTTTTTCCTCTCCGCGATTTGAAAATGACTCCGTAACTAATATCCAACTTTCTTTGGTGGATGAACAACGCGCTGTTGTCATTCTATCCACAGAATTCGGTCAGGTATTTACAGACACCCTATGGCTATCAGAAACATCAAATCCAGCTTCTTTAAAACGTATCGAAACCTTTCTTCAAAGTTATGTCCGTAAGCAATCCCCAACCGAGATTCTTTCACAAAAAGAAGAAGATCTAGGGATGACTCTATATAACGAAGTCGTAGTACGTTATCTCACCCGTTATTGTAATTTCAGTGAGGAAGATTTATATCAAACAGGATTATCAAAACTCTTAAGATATGAGTCTTTTAAAGATCCCGATATGCTAGCTCTAGGATTATCATTTTTTGAAAACCGACGCCATATGTGTAAACTTTTAGATATTGGTATGCACAGAGACCGACCCACAGCATTTATAGGTAATGAGCTTTCTGATATTTTTGGAACTCCAAACCCACAATGTGCTGTTATTACGACTCCTTACTATATGAATCGCACTCCATTAGGAGCCTTTGGTGTGCTAGGCCCTATCAATCTTCCCTATAAGGAGATTTATAGAACCCTTACACTATTTGCAGAGAAAATCAAAGCAAGCCTGACACAAAGTTTCTATAAGTTTAAATTATCTTTCAGAAGACCTTGTCCTTCCGATCCTAAACTCTCCAAAGAACCTACATTACTGGCAAGATACTCTTCTATAAAACTCTTACCCCCTAAGGAGACGTCATGA
- a CDS encoding proline--tRNA ligase: protein MKTSQLFYKTSKNANKEAAVLSYELLEKAGYIFKTAKGIYTYTPLFWRVALKMMDIIREELNAIGGQELVLPILHPAELWQKTGRWEAFRSEGLLYTLKDREDKELCLAPTHEEVVSMFVSQWLSGRKQLPIHLYQIATKFRDEIRPRFGLMRAREFLMEDSYTFSDSPEQMNEQYAKLRQAYQNIFDRLEIKYVIVEADGGKIGKGKSEEFHVLCSLGEDTICVSGAYGANIEAAVSQPQQYTYDKEHLPIEEVITPDVRTIENLQDFFSLPPHKIIKTLVVKLSYGEKDKFAAIGIRGDRQLNLTKIRSKLNADECILASDEEIQKHLGTEKGFIGPLNCPIEFYADETTRCMTNFVCAGNTKDKHYKNVNWDRDIPRPEYADFLLAEAGDLCPANGNSPYEIFEGVEVAHIFNLGTRYTECFEVGFQNEQGEQQTCWMGTYGIGIGRTLAACIEQLADDRGIVWPKAIAPFDIAILYNGGDSASQEAAEKIYKDLQNYGYAPLLDDRNERLGFKLKDSDLIGIPYKLILGKTFQSSGILEIESRSKEKFSVEPKDFFNWCENYFPKPRGFSPIS, encoded by the coding sequence ATGAAAACTTCCCAGCTTTTTTACAAAACTTCTAAAAATGCAAATAAAGAAGCCGCTGTTTTATCTTATGAGCTTCTAGAAAAAGCTGGATATATTTTCAAAACGGCAAAAGGAATCTATACCTATACTCCATTATTTTGGCGTGTAGCTCTTAAGATGATGGATATTATTCGCGAAGAGTTAAATGCCATTGGAGGTCAAGAACTTGTGCTTCCCATTCTTCATCCTGCAGAACTCTGGCAAAAGACAGGGCGTTGGGAAGCGTTCCGCTCTGAAGGCCTGCTCTATACTCTAAAGGATAGAGAGGATAAAGAACTCTGCCTTGCTCCTACTCATGAAGAAGTCGTTTCCATGTTTGTCTCTCAATGGCTATCAGGAAGAAAACAATTGCCTATCCATCTGTATCAAATCGCAACAAAATTCCGAGACGAAATCCGACCAAGATTCGGATTGATGCGCGCTAGAGAATTCCTAATGGAGGACAGCTATACATTCTCAGATTCTCCGGAACAGATGAATGAGCAATACGCCAAGCTTAGACAAGCCTATCAAAATATATTCGATAGATTGGAAATCAAATATGTTATTGTAGAGGCGGATGGAGGAAAGATTGGCAAGGGGAAATCCGAGGAATTCCATGTTCTCTGTTCCCTAGGAGAAGATACTATTTGTGTGAGTGGTGCTTACGGTGCGAATATTGAAGCTGCGGTTTCACAACCTCAACAATATACGTATGATAAAGAACATCTCCCTATAGAAGAAGTAATCACGCCTGATGTACGAACAATAGAAAATCTCCAGGACTTCTTCTCCCTTCCCCCTCATAAAATCATTAAAACTCTAGTGGTTAAGCTCTCATATGGAGAAAAAGACAAGTTTGCTGCTATAGGCATCCGAGGAGATCGTCAGCTCAATCTGACTAAAATACGCTCTAAACTTAATGCTGATGAGTGCATCCTAGCTTCAGATGAGGAAATTCAAAAACATCTAGGCACAGAAAAAGGCTTTATCGGTCCTTTAAACTGTCCTATCGAATTTTATGCTGATGAAACCACACGCTGTATGACAAACTTTGTCTGTGCAGGGAACACTAAAGATAAACATTACAAAAACGTAAACTGGGATCGAGATATTCCCCGACCTGAATATGCGGATTTCCTTCTTGCTGAGGCGGGAGATCTTTGCCCAGCAAATGGCAATTCTCCCTATGAAATCTTTGAAGGTGTAGAAGTTGCGCATATTTTTAATCTAGGTACACGCTATACAGAATGTTTCGAAGTAGGCTTCCAAAATGAACAGGGTGAACAACAAACCTGTTGGATGGGAACCTATGGCATTGGCATTGGCAGAACCTTAGCTGCTTGTATAGAACAACTTGCCGATGATCGTGGCATCGTCTGGCCTAAAGCGATTGCTCCTTTTGATATCGCTATTCTTTACAATGGTGGTGACTCTGCATCTCAAGAAGCTGCTGAAAAAATCTATAAAGATCTCCAAAATTATGGTTATGCTCCTCTATTAGATGATCGCAATGAAAGACTTGGATTTAAATTAAAGGATAGCGATCTTATTGGAATTCCGTACAAGCTTATTCTAGGCAAAACTTTCCAAAGCTCTGGGATACTTGAAATAGAATCTCGATCCAAAGAAAAGTTTTCCGTAGAACCAAAAGATTTTTTCAACTGGTGTGAGAATTATTTTCCAAAACCCCGTGGTTTCTCCCCCATTTCCTAG